A genomic segment from Streptomyces sp. NBC_00459 encodes:
- a CDS encoding flotillin family protein: MDSMTVGVGVLIAACLLVATAALLVVSRLFRKVEQGKALIVSKVRKVDVTFTGQVVLPVLHKAEVMDISVKTIEIMRAGKEGLICQDNIRADIRISFFVKVNKTVEDVIKVAQAVGTVRASDRDTLQELFHAKFSEALKTVGKQMDFTDLYTKREELRYKIIELIGIDLNGYHLEDAAIDYLEQTPLTQLDPANVLDAQGIRKITELTAIEHVRTNEAQRTEEKEITRQNVDAREAILELERRQADAEIKQRREIDTVRAREEAETARVMEEERLRAQGAFLKTEEQLGIQRENQAREVAVAQKNRERVIAIENERIEKDRQLEVIARERETQLTQIAASKEVEAEKREIAEVVRERIAVDRTVAEQEEAIKKLRAVEEAERDRQTVIIAAEAEAQENLVKDIKAAEAAEQAAVHRAAEEITLAEARLKSADLDAQAKLRLAEGVQAEAAAEGLAAVQVRDKEAEVIEKAGRAEAEAAGARMRAEAEGARAKALAEAEGIGEKLKAEAAGLTEKAAAMAALDEASRGHEEYRLRLEAEKEIRLAGLDTQKHVAEAQATILATGLENADINIVGGESVFFDRLVNSIALGKSVDGFVQHSKTAQALAGPWLDGSSSFTDDLGRVLGSVSTADVQNLTVSALLMKLMKTRGADSGALEQLLSKAGELGVADASLAALNGSARV, from the coding sequence ATGGACTCCATGACCGTGGGCGTCGGCGTGCTCATCGCCGCCTGCCTGCTTGTCGCGACCGCTGCGCTGCTCGTCGTCTCCCGGCTGTTCCGCAAGGTGGAGCAGGGCAAGGCGCTCATCGTCTCCAAGGTGCGCAAGGTCGATGTGACCTTCACCGGGCAGGTCGTGCTGCCGGTGCTGCACAAGGCCGAGGTGATGGACATCTCGGTGAAGACCATCGAGATCATGCGGGCCGGCAAGGAGGGGCTGATCTGCCAGGACAACATCCGGGCCGACATCCGGATCTCGTTCTTCGTGAAGGTGAACAAGACCGTCGAGGACGTCATCAAGGTCGCCCAGGCCGTCGGCACCGTGCGCGCGAGCGACCGCGACACGCTGCAGGAGCTGTTCCACGCGAAGTTCTCCGAGGCGCTGAAGACGGTCGGCAAGCAGATGGACTTCACCGACCTCTACACCAAGCGCGAGGAACTCCGTTACAAGATCATCGAGTTGATCGGCATCGACCTCAACGGCTACCACCTGGAGGACGCGGCGATCGACTACCTGGAGCAGACGCCGCTGACCCAGCTCGACCCGGCCAACGTCCTGGACGCCCAGGGCATCCGGAAGATCACCGAACTGACGGCCATCGAGCACGTACGCACCAACGAGGCTCAGCGCACCGAGGAGAAGGAGATCACCCGGCAGAACGTCGACGCCCGCGAGGCCATCCTGGAGCTGGAGCGCCGCCAGGCCGACGCCGAGATCAAGCAGCGGCGGGAGATCGACACCGTACGGGCCCGTGAGGAGGCCGAGACGGCGCGGGTCATGGAGGAGGAGAGGCTGCGTGCCCAGGGCGCCTTCCTGAAGACCGAGGAGCAGCTCGGCATCCAGCGCGAGAACCAGGCCCGTGAGGTCGCCGTCGCGCAGAAGAACCGCGAGCGGGTCATCGCCATCGAGAACGAGCGCATCGAGAAGGACCGGCAGCTTGAGGTCATCGCGCGGGAGCGGGAGACGCAGCTGACGCAGATCGCCGCCTCCAAGGAGGTCGAGGCCGAGAAGCGGGAGATCGCCGAGGTCGTCCGCGAGCGGATCGCGGTGGACCGGACGGTCGCCGAGCAGGAGGAGGCCATCAAGAAGCTGCGGGCCGTGGAGGAGGCCGAGCGCGACCGGCAGACCGTGATCATCGCAGCCGAGGCCGAGGCACAGGAGAACCTGGTCAAGGACATCAAGGCGGCCGAGGCCGCCGAGCAGGCCGCCGTCCACCGCGCGGCCGAGGAAATCACCCTGGCCGAGGCCCGGTTGAAGTCGGCCGACCTCGACGCGCAGGCCAAGCTGCGCCTTGCCGAGGGCGTCCAGGCCGAGGCCGCCGCCGAGGGCCTGGCGGCCGTCCAGGTCCGGGACAAGGAGGCCGAGGTCATCGAGAAGGCCGGCCGCGCGGAGGCGGAGGCGGCCGGGGCTCGGATGCGGGCGGAGGCGGAGGGCGCCCGGGCGAAGGCGCTCGCCGAGGCCGAGGGCATCGGCGAGAAGCTGAAGGCGGAGGCAGCCGGCCTGACCGAGAAGGCGGCGGCGATGGCCGCGCTCGACGAGGCGTCCCGCGGCCACGAGGAGTACCGGCTGCGGCTGGAGGCGGAGAAGGAGATCCGGCTCGCCGGGCTCGACACGCAGAAGCACGTCGCCGAGGCGCAGGCCACGATCCTCGCCACCGGACTGGAGAACGCCGACATCAACATCGTCGGCGGCGAGTCCGTCTTCTTCGACCGGCTCGTCAACTCGATCGCGCTCGGCAAGAGCGTCGACGGGTTCGTCCAGCACTCCAAGACGGCACAGGCCCTCGCGGGGCCCTGGCTGGACGGATCGTCGAGCTTCACCGACGACCTCGGCCGCGTTCTCGGCTCGGTCTCCACGGCGGACGTGCAGAACCTGACCGTCTCCGCGCTGCTGATGAAGCTGATGAAGACGCGCGGCGCCGATTCCGGCGCCCTGGAACAGCTGCTCAGCAAGGCCGGTGAACTGGGTGTCGCCGACGCCTCGCTCGCGGCCCTGAACGGCAGCGCCAGGGTCTGA
- a CDS encoding CBS domain-containing protein — protein sequence MRARDLAVEYETVSVDSDAMDAARLMAEHNLPALLVLDERGEPRAILPASQMIKMLVPAYVVEDPTLAAVVDEKHADRLCQALAGRRVGDCLPHEATPPPTADPDHTALEVAALMARVRSPLVAVTERSKGRRTAESTRLLGVITASHLLHELLGAAEASDSP from the coding sequence GTGCGCGCTCGTGACCTGGCGGTCGAGTACGAAACCGTGAGCGTCGACAGCGACGCCATGGACGCGGCCCGGCTGATGGCCGAGCACAACCTGCCGGCCCTGCTCGTGTTGGACGAACGGGGCGAGCCGAGGGCGATCCTTCCCGCCTCCCAGATGATCAAGATGCTGGTGCCCGCGTACGTCGTCGAGGACCCGACGCTCGCCGCCGTCGTCGACGAGAAACACGCCGACCGGCTCTGCCAGGCCCTGGCAGGCCGCCGCGTCGGCGACTGCCTGCCGCACGAGGCCACCCCACCGCCGACCGCCGACCCCGACCACACCGCGCTGGAGGTGGCCGCGCTGATGGCCCGCGTGCGCAGCCCGCTGGTGGCAGTGACGGAACGGAGCAAGGGCAGGCGTACGGCTGAGAGCACACGTCTGTTGGGCGTGATCACCGCGTCCCACCTCCTGCACGAGCTCCTGGGGGCAGCGGAGGCATCGGACAGCCCTTGA
- a CDS encoding PucR family transcriptional regulator translates to MTGRQVPDEYLEGYVQILTAVCATGRRFTRDELESLRTQGERAAEAGFGVRAVVRRHLAVAREHWPVLSASAGEAALAAVEQAIDAFAEGHERSQQLAVRQEEAVRREFIDDLLYGRSDLGRLSERAERFGLLLSRAHAVAVAQGGKPVEETDPATRQVESAVVGRFGERRILLTTKDGRLVCIAPGDQDDVLTFFAKQAYAVTEGGQVAIGRPHPGAGGVVHSYEEALNALDLAERLQLHEPVLRAADLLVYPVLTRDRQAMADLVDNTLGPLLSARGGARPLVETLTAYFDSGCVSAEAARRLSLSVRAFTYRLERIHKLTGADPGDPVHRYTLQTAVIGARLLGWPDDEV, encoded by the coding sequence GTGACAGGGCGGCAGGTCCCCGACGAATATCTGGAGGGGTATGTCCAGATACTGACCGCCGTGTGTGCGACGGGTCGCCGCTTCACCAGGGACGAGTTGGAATCCCTGCGGACCCAGGGGGAACGCGCGGCGGAGGCCGGCTTCGGGGTGCGGGCCGTCGTTCGTCGACATCTGGCAGTGGCCCGTGAACACTGGCCCGTCCTCTCCGCCTCGGCCGGTGAAGCCGCGCTCGCCGCCGTCGAGCAGGCGATCGATGCCTTCGCCGAGGGGCACGAGCGGTCACAGCAGCTCGCCGTTCGGCAGGAGGAGGCGGTACGGCGAGAGTTCATCGACGACCTGCTCTACGGCCGCAGCGACCTGGGCCGTCTGTCGGAGCGCGCCGAACGCTTCGGTCTGCTCCTCTCCCGCGCCCACGCGGTCGCCGTCGCGCAGGGCGGCAAGCCTGTCGAGGAGACCGATCCGGCCACCCGTCAGGTGGAGAGCGCCGTGGTCGGCCGGTTCGGCGAGCGGCGCATTCTGCTCACCACCAAGGACGGCCGACTGGTCTGCATCGCGCCCGGGGACCAGGACGACGTCCTGACGTTCTTCGCCAAGCAGGCGTACGCGGTCACCGAGGGCGGCCAAGTCGCCATCGGACGTCCCCACCCCGGCGCCGGCGGCGTCGTGCACTCGTACGAAGAGGCACTCAACGCCCTCGACCTGGCAGAGCGGCTGCAGCTCCACGAGCCCGTACTGCGCGCGGCCGACCTCCTCGTCTACCCGGTGCTGACCCGCGACCGGCAGGCCATGGCCGACCTCGTCGACAACACTCTCGGCCCCCTGCTGAGCGCACGTGGCGGCGCCCGTCCCCTCGTCGAGACGTTGACGGCGTACTTCGACTCCGGCTGCGTCTCCGCCGAGGCGGCGCGGCGCCTGAGCCTCAGTGTGCGGGCCTTCACCTACCGGCTGGAGCGCATTCACAAGCTCACCGGCGCCGACCCCGGCGATCCCGTGCACCGCTACACCCTGCAGACCGCGGTGATCGGTGCCCGGCTCCTCGGGTGGCCCGACGACGAGGTGTGA
- a CDS encoding flotillin family protein translates to MSPVVFAVVGVVVLLVLLGLVVVTRYKVAGPSQAFIVTGRRGKQATDPETGRIFTDNSGQKVVVGGGVFVVPFVQQKFTLDLSSRHIPVAVRGAVTLRGVKAHLEGVAIVKVGGTEDSIRAAAQRFLMQQDGIVGFTQEVLSGALRAIVGRMSVEDIIRDRAVFAGQVAEEAEASLSGQGLVLDAFQIQDITTEGSYLEDLGRPEAARAKQEADIAEAVARRAAEQARLKAEEEIAIAQRTFALKQAEIKAETDEAAARAAAAGPLAEAARRQQVLAEQEKVAERQAALTDRDLDTQVRKPADAARYQAEQEAEARRIALVKEAEADAQRSRLTGEGEKAHRAALADAVRIEGEAEAAAIGAKGAAEAEAMRKKADAFAQYGDAAVLQMLVEVLPQVVAKASEPLSAIDKLTVISTDGASQLSRTVADNVTQGVELLSSTTGVDLAELLKNLTQRNGGAKPETAASAEANGRIEIAG, encoded by the coding sequence ATGAGTCCAGTCGTCTTCGCCGTAGTAGGAGTCGTCGTACTCCTCGTCCTGCTCGGCCTGGTCGTTGTCACCCGCTACAAGGTGGCGGGTCCGAGCCAGGCGTTCATCGTCACCGGGCGGCGCGGCAAGCAGGCCACCGATCCGGAGACCGGACGGATCTTCACCGACAACAGCGGGCAGAAGGTCGTGGTCGGCGGCGGCGTGTTCGTCGTGCCGTTCGTGCAGCAGAAGTTCACCCTCGACCTGTCCTCGCGGCACATCCCGGTCGCGGTGCGCGGCGCGGTCACCCTGCGGGGCGTGAAGGCGCACCTGGAAGGCGTGGCCATCGTCAAGGTGGGTGGCACCGAGGACTCGATACGGGCCGCCGCGCAGCGGTTCCTGATGCAGCAGGACGGCATCGTTGGCTTCACCCAGGAGGTGCTCTCCGGCGCGCTGCGTGCCATCGTCGGCCGGATGTCGGTCGAGGACATCATCCGCGACCGGGCAGTGTTCGCCGGGCAGGTCGCCGAGGAGGCCGAGGCGAGCCTGTCCGGGCAGGGCCTGGTGCTGGACGCCTTCCAGATCCAGGACATCACCACCGAGGGCTCCTACCTGGAGGACCTCGGCCGCCCCGAGGCCGCCCGCGCCAAGCAGGAGGCCGACATCGCCGAGGCCGTCGCCCGCCGGGCCGCCGAGCAGGCCCGGCTGAAGGCCGAGGAGGAGATCGCCATCGCGCAGCGGACGTTCGCGCTGAAGCAGGCCGAGATCAAGGCCGAGACCGATGAGGCCGCGGCCCGTGCGGCGGCGGCCGGTCCGCTCGCCGAGGCGGCCCGGCGCCAGCAGGTGCTGGCCGAGCAGGAGAAGGTCGCCGAGCGCCAGGCGGCGCTGACCGACCGCGACTTGGACACCCAGGTCCGCAAGCCCGCCGACGCCGCCCGCTACCAGGCCGAGCAGGAGGCCGAGGCCCGCCGTATCGCCCTGGTCAAAGAGGCGGAGGCGGACGCCCAGCGGTCCCGGCTGACCGGTGAGGGCGAGAAGGCGCACCGCGCCGCGCTCGCCGACGCCGTACGCATCGAGGGGGAGGCGGAGGCCGCCGCGATCGGCGCCAAGGGCGCGGCCGAGGCCGAAGCCATGCGGAAGAAGGCCGACGCCTTCGCGCAGTACGGCGACGCGGCCGTGCTGCAGATGCTCGTCGAGGTCCTGCCCCAGGTCGTCGCCAAGGCATCCGAACCGCTCAGCGCCATCGACAAGCTGACGGTCATCTCCACCGACGGCGCCTCGCAGCTCTCCCGCACGGTCGCCGACAACGTCACCCAGGGCGTCGAGCTGCTGAGCTCCACCACCGGAGTCGACCTCGCCGAGCTGCTGAAGAACCTCACCCAGCGCAACGGCGGCGCCAAGCCCGAGACCGCGGCGTCCGCCGAAGCCAACGGCAGGATCGAGATCGCCGGCTGA
- a CDS encoding DNA repair ATPase, with the protein MATGLDTGTYEVLRDRLTAQAAELARRAEALNARRTEEFGSTRLELRSTQRLRTEHTCVPRDIVAVGEVLLFGHNVFLGRGPEATVDDVFALHDRDLNRLPPDAVPGLLDAPAFVREFAALYRYYRQTHLLQLRRLEGKLLAVFQTGEKTGDIRVLRWAVTDDGQVSFLDARGDRDHAVPSAHDFEWTETTREDHVLGRHPHVSIEGEVFVATSAGTLTVKVENDTESGEGIHAEPVDEPLQSLADARITYARVGALILIRVRPYKEDTDRHLVFNTLTRTVVRLDGIGQVCRRLPEDQGIVFPGGYCLATGMYKTFDGVAATLDTAALEFERVVRSPNGEDVLFAFHARVEGRSLLLPYNVIRKEIATPLSCHGWALFDDGALVVLRADNDEPQRVHPVQLWNSPFVSDTHAAAQPVGTGPLARVGNADLVRGVSDCLSITRAVTGTTPTSEVYAALAAACVRADDSYHWLAEPQLGALHEPLTQVRATAEQVLAEFETVQALAWQASDALTEAGERVATVVRRLRGESPRSAAAWVAGLTELRHAQGHLLTLKDMRYADAARIDELAAEAEADLATFVQRAVTHLAREDAFAGHQAGIEQLVTDAEAIATVAEAAPVTARLDELADGLRTVTEVVTGLDIGDATVRTSVLGRIAEILGGVNRVRALLDVRRRALLDREGRAGFAAEFALLGQAVTGALAVADSPEACEEELARLLVQLENLESRFAEFDDFLGDLADKRDEIHNAFAARKQTLADARARRAELLADSATRVLRTVTRRAATLADPDAVTTYFTSDPMVAKVRRVADELRELGDQVRAEELDGRLKSARQEARRSLRDRTDLYTDDGRTLRLGAHRFAVNTQPLDLTLVPHGEGLAFALTGTDYRSPVTDPDFAATRPYWDRPLPSESPEVYRAEHLAARLLDEHGPAALEEADLPDLVRRAAEAAYDEGYERGVHDHDAALILATLLRLYAQAGTLRHEPAARATAQLFWAHGTTAEARQDWHRRAVSLARARDTFGLAPAIDDLRQELAEAIGTPAAAAYLFEELTSGPDGFVAGASARTLLDKFRRTVGSSAYDDDLAAVGDLAARRQLVEAWLFSYAASTGTDTTPGDLAEAVAAELCPDLARYDSDALLTGKVDGLLGVHPRITDRSLSLRVDEFLARTHTFRTYDVPAHRAYQRRRTELVAAEHGRLRLDEYRPRIMSAFVRGRLIDEVYLPLIGDSLAKQLGTTGESRRTDTGGLLLLISPPGYGKTTLMEYVADRLGLILVKVNGPALGHAVTSLDPAEAPNATARREVEKINFALETGNNTLLHLDDIQHTSPELLQKFIPLCDATRRMEGVRDGEPRTYDLRGKRFAVCMAGNPFTESGARFQVPDMLANRADVRNLGDVLTGKQDAFALSFVENALTANPVLAPLAGRDRADLDLLICLAHGDTTARADRLTHSLASAELQHILAVLRHLLTARDTVMSVNAAYIASAGQSEATRTEPPFQLQGSYRNMNKIAQRIQPVMNDTEVSALIDDHYTAESQTLTTGAEANLLKLAELRGTLTPEQAARWADIKTTYVRTQALGGPEDDQLTRAIAGLGLLADRIAAVESAITRAADPGHLMANPTARHAVRPHGDRHD; encoded by the coding sequence ATGGCCACCGGTCTGGACACCGGCACGTACGAGGTGCTGCGCGACCGCCTCACCGCGCAGGCCGCCGAACTCGCCCGCCGAGCCGAGGCACTCAACGCCCGCCGGACCGAGGAGTTCGGCTCCACCCGGCTGGAGCTGAGGAGCACCCAGCGGCTGCGCACCGAGCACACCTGCGTGCCCCGCGACATCGTCGCCGTCGGCGAGGTTCTGCTCTTCGGCCACAACGTCTTCCTCGGCCGAGGGCCCGAGGCGACCGTCGACGACGTCTTCGCCCTGCACGACCGCGACCTGAACCGGCTGCCCCCCGACGCCGTGCCCGGCCTGCTGGACGCCCCGGCCTTCGTCCGCGAGTTCGCCGCCCTCTACCGCTACTACCGTCAGACCCACCTGCTCCAACTGCGCCGCCTGGAAGGCAAGTTGCTGGCCGTCTTCCAGACTGGCGAGAAAACCGGCGACATCCGCGTCCTGCGCTGGGCCGTGACGGATGACGGCCAGGTGTCCTTCCTGGACGCGCGCGGGGACCGCGACCACGCCGTCCCGTCCGCCCACGACTTCGAGTGGACCGAGACGACCCGCGAGGACCACGTCCTCGGCCGCCACCCGCACGTCTCCATCGAGGGCGAGGTCTTCGTCGCGACCTCCGCCGGCACCCTCACCGTCAAGGTCGAGAACGACACGGAGAGCGGCGAGGGCATTCACGCGGAGCCGGTCGACGAGCCGCTGCAGTCCCTCGCCGACGCCCGCATCACGTACGCGCGCGTGGGCGCCCTGATCCTGATCCGCGTGCGTCCCTACAAGGAGGACACCGACCGCCACCTGGTGTTCAATACGCTCACCAGGACGGTCGTCCGCCTCGACGGCATCGGGCAGGTGTGCCGTCGGCTGCCCGAGGACCAGGGCATCGTCTTTCCCGGCGGCTACTGCCTGGCCACGGGCATGTACAAGACGTTCGACGGCGTCGCCGCCACCTTGGACACGGCAGCCCTGGAGTTCGAGCGAGTGGTCCGCTCGCCCAACGGCGAGGACGTGCTGTTCGCCTTCCACGCGCGCGTGGAAGGCCGCAGCCTGCTGCTGCCGTACAACGTGATCCGCAAGGAGATCGCGACCCCGCTGTCCTGCCACGGCTGGGCCCTGTTCGACGACGGCGCGCTCGTCGTGCTGCGCGCCGACAACGACGAACCGCAGCGCGTGCACCCCGTCCAGCTCTGGAACTCGCCCTTCGTCTCCGACACCCACGCCGCCGCCCAGCCCGTCGGCACCGGCCCGCTCGCCCGTGTCGGCAACGCCGACCTCGTACGCGGCGTCTCCGACTGCCTGTCCATCACCCGCGCGGTCACCGGGACGACTCCGACGAGCGAGGTGTACGCGGCACTGGCGGCAGCCTGCGTCCGCGCCGACGACTCCTACCACTGGCTGGCCGAGCCCCAACTCGGCGCTCTGCACGAGCCGCTCACGCAGGTGCGGGCCACCGCTGAGCAGGTTCTGGCCGAGTTCGAGACCGTCCAGGCCCTCGCCTGGCAGGCATCGGACGCGCTCACGGAAGCCGGAGAGCGGGTCGCGACCGTCGTACGGCGTCTGCGCGGCGAGTCCCCGCGCAGCGCCGCCGCCTGGGTCGCCGGACTGACCGAACTCCGTCACGCCCAGGGCCATTTGCTCACCCTCAAGGACATGCGGTACGCCGACGCCGCGCGCATCGACGAACTCGCCGCCGAAGCCGAGGCCGACCTCGCCACCTTCGTACAGCGGGCCGTCACCCACCTCGCACGTGAGGACGCCTTCGCCGGCCACCAGGCCGGCATCGAGCAACTCGTCACCGACGCCGAGGCGATCGCCACCGTCGCCGAGGCCGCGCCTGTCACCGCCCGCCTCGACGAACTCGCCGACGGGCTGCGCACGGTGACCGAGGTCGTCACAGGTCTCGACATCGGTGACGCCACCGTCCGTACGTCCGTCCTGGGACGGATCGCCGAGATCCTCGGCGGCGTCAACCGGGTCCGTGCCCTCCTCGACGTGCGCCGCCGCGCACTCCTCGACCGTGAAGGGCGCGCCGGCTTCGCCGCCGAGTTCGCCCTGCTCGGGCAGGCGGTCACCGGCGCGCTCGCCGTCGCGGACAGCCCCGAGGCGTGCGAAGAGGAACTCGCCCGCCTGCTTGTCCAGTTGGAGAACCTGGAGTCCCGGTTCGCGGAGTTCGACGACTTTCTCGGCGACCTCGCGGACAAGCGCGACGAGATCCACAACGCGTTCGCCGCCCGTAAGCAGACCCTCGCCGACGCTCGTGCCCGCCGTGCCGAACTCCTCGCCGACTCGGCGACCCGGGTGCTGCGGACCGTCACCCGGCGCGCCGCCACGCTCGCCGACCCGGACGCCGTCACCACGTACTTCACCTCCGACCCCATGGTCGCCAAGGTCCGCCGCGTCGCCGACGAGCTGCGCGAACTCGGCGACCAGGTCAGGGCGGAGGAACTCGACGGCCGCCTCAAGTCCGCCCGCCAGGAGGCCCGCCGGTCCCTGCGCGACCGCACCGACCTCTACACCGACGACGGCCGCACCCTCCGCCTCGGCGCCCACCGCTTCGCGGTCAACACCCAGCCCCTCGACCTCACCCTCGTCCCGCACGGCGAGGGACTGGCCTTCGCCCTGACCGGCACCGACTACCGATCCCCGGTCACCGACCCCGACTTCGCCGCCACCCGCCCCTACTGGGACCGCCCGCTGCCGTCGGAGTCACCCGAGGTCTACCGCGCCGAACACCTCGCCGCCCGGCTGCTGGACGAGCACGGGCCGGCGGCACTGGAGGAGGCTGACCTGCCCGACCTCGTACGGCGGGCCGCGGAAGCGGCGTACGACGAGGGGTACGAGCGCGGCGTCCACGACCACGACGCGGCCCTGATCCTCGCCACTCTCCTGCGCCTGTACGCCCAGGCGGGCACCCTGCGCCACGAGCCCGCGGCCCGCGCCACCGCCCAGCTGTTCTGGGCCCACGGCACGACCGCCGAGGCCCGGCAGGACTGGCACCGGCGCGCAGTCTCACTGGCCCGCGCCCGGGACACGTTCGGCCTGGCGCCCGCGATCGACGACCTGCGGCAGGAGCTGGCGGAGGCGATCGGCACACCGGCCGCTGCCGCCTACCTCTTCGAGGAGCTGACGAGCGGTCCCGACGGCTTCGTCGCCGGCGCGAGCGCCCGCACCCTGCTCGACAAGTTCCGCCGCACGGTGGGCTCGTCGGCCTACGACGACGACCTCGCCGCAGTCGGCGACCTGGCCGCACGCAGGCAACTCGTCGAGGCGTGGCTGTTCTCGTACGCAGCCTCGACCGGCACGGACACCACCCCCGGCGACCTGGCCGAGGCGGTGGCCGCCGAACTCTGCCCCGACCTGGCCCGCTACGACTCCGACGCCCTACTGACCGGGAAGGTCGACGGGCTGCTCGGCGTCCACCCCCGCATCACCGACCGGTCCCTGTCCCTCCGCGTCGACGAGTTCCTCGCGCGCACCCACACGTTCCGCACGTACGACGTCCCGGCGCACCGCGCCTACCAGCGCCGCCGAACCGAGCTGGTGGCAGCCGAGCACGGCCGGCTCCGCCTGGACGAGTACCGGCCCCGGATCATGTCCGCATTCGTACGCGGCAGGCTCATCGACGAGGTCTACCTCCCGCTGATCGGCGACAGCCTCGCCAAACAGCTCGGCACCACCGGTGAGTCCAGGCGCACCGACACCGGCGGCCTGCTGCTGCTCATCTCCCCGCCGGGCTACGGCAAGACGACCCTCATGGAGTACGTCGCCGACCGCCTCGGCCTGATCCTCGTCAAGGTCAACGGCCCTGCCCTCGGACACGCCGTCACCTCACTCGACCCGGCCGAGGCCCCGAACGCGACGGCCCGCCGCGAGGTCGAGAAGATCAACTTCGCGTTGGAGACGGGCAACAACACACTCCTCCACCTCGACGACATCCAGCACACCTCGCCCGAGCTCCTGCAGAAGTTCATCCCGCTGTGCGACGCCACCCGCCGCATGGAGGGCGTACGGGACGGGGAGCCGCGCACCTACGACCTGCGCGGCAAGCGCTTCGCCGTCTGCATGGCCGGCAACCCCTTCACGGAGTCCGGCGCGCGCTTCCAGGTGCCGGACATGCTCGCCAACCGCGCCGACGTGCGGAACCTCGGCGACGTCCTGACCGGCAAGCAGGACGCCTTCGCGCTCAGCTTCGTCGAGAACGCCCTCACCGCGAACCCGGTCCTCGCCCCGCTCGCCGGCCGCGACCGCGCCGACCTCGACCTGCTCATCTGCCTCGCGCACGGCGACACCACGGCCCGCGCGGACCGGCTCACCCACTCCCTGGCGTCCGCCGAGCTGCAGCACATCCTGGCCGTGCTGCGCCACCTGCTCACGGCCCGCGACACCGTCATGTCGGTGAACGCCGCGTACATCGCCTCCGCCGGCCAGTCAGAGGCCACCCGCACCGAGCCGCCCTTCCAACTCCAGGGCTCCTACCGCAACATGAACAAGATCGCCCAACGTATCCAGCCGGTCATGAACGACACCGAAGTGTCCGCGTTGATCGACGACCACTACACGGCCGAGTCCCAGACCCTCACCACCGGCGCCGAGGCCAACCTCCTGAAACTGGCCGAACTGCGCGGCACGCTCACACCCGAGCAGGCCGCCCGGTGGGCCGACATCAAGACCACCTACGTCCGCACCCAGGCACTCGGCGGACCGGAGGACGACCAGCTCACTCGTGCGATCGCGGGCCTCGGCCTCCTCGCGGACCGCATCGCCGCCGTCGAGTCCGCCATCACCCGGGCCGCCGATCCAGGCCACCTCATGGCCAACCCGACGGCCCGGCACGCCGTACGGCCGCACGGCGACAGGCACGACTGA
- a CDS encoding TerD family protein, which produces MSNGNKGVGKVEVRLKWDPSSLGQPPHHLDIIATTYSADAPYGRPVYIVHFDSRSPDGTINMSRHSQTGQGFGYVEAMTLELDRLAPSFARVVVGVAIHQDTGPKFFGDISNAGVLVVEGYTELLKDDFARIAEYTAATFAEFTRNASGTWEFRESIQGFDSEPVVFSAEMGSAPQG; this is translated from the coding sequence GGTGCGGCTCAAGTGGGACCCCAGTTCCCTGGGTCAGCCGCCCCATCACCTCGACATCATCGCCACGACCTACTCGGCGGACGCCCCCTACGGCCGACCCGTGTACATCGTCCACTTCGACAGCCGCTCACCGGACGGCACCATCAACATGAGCCGGCACAGCCAGACCGGCCAGGGCTTCGGCTACGTCGAAGCCATGACCCTGGAACTCGATCGCCTCGCGCCCTCGTTCGCCCGAGTGGTCGTGGGAGTGGCGATCCACCAGGACACCGGACCCAAGTTCTTCGGGGACATTTCGAACGCCGGAGTCCTGGTCGTCGAGGGGTACACGGAGCTACTGAAAGACGACTTCGCGCGGATCGCCGAATACACCGCCGCGACGTTCGCGGAGTTCACCAGGAACGCCTCCGGGACCTGGGAGTTCCGCGAATCGATCCAGGGGTTCGACAGTGAACCGGTGGTCTTCAGCGCCGAGATGGGCTCCGCTCCGCAAGGCTGA